The sequence below is a genomic window from Vicingus serpentipes.
TGAAATTTCATATTGAGTTAACCCAAGGTTTTCAGTAGTTTCAATCAGAGTCTTAAATTGAGAGATAGCTTGCTCATCAGTTGGTAGTTTAATTTTGTTAGTTTCTACTTGGTGGTGAAGAGCTGTTTTTGGTTCTACAGTAAGCGTATAGGCTGATAAGTGTGGTATATTTAGTTTATCAATTAAATTTAAGTTTGCTTCCCATTTTTTTTGGGTTAGTAAAGGAGAGCCGTAAATTAAATCTACAGTAATATTTTCAAAACCAACATCTTGGCTAAGTAATACACTTTGTTTTGCTTGACTAGAGTTGTGTGCGCGATTAAACAATTGTAAATCATCTTCAAAAAAAGATTGAATACCAATACTCAATCTATTAATTCCTAAATCTTTTAACATGTTTAACAAACTTGCTGTTATGTCGTCGGGGTTGCACTCAAAGGTAATTTCAGTATTACTATTTAGGTTATAATTTTTGTGTAACGCTTCAAAAATTAGACTTAATTCTTCGTAACTTAATAATGAAGGTGTGCCTCCTCCAAAATAAATAGAAGAAATAGAGGTCTTAAGTAAGTTTTTTTTAGATGCTATTTCTTTGACCAAACATTCAATTAATGATGTTTTATATTTTAATGATGTTGAAAAATGAAAATCGCAATAGCTACACTTTTGTTTACAAAAAGGAATATGAATGTAGATGCCAGCCAATTGTATTATTTATTCAATACAATTCTAAAAGTTGTTGAAACTTCATCAGATTGTTTAACAAAAATTTTACCTGCATGATAATTTTCGATTATCCGTTTTACTAGTGACAAGCCTAAACCCCACCCACGCTGTTTGGTTGTGAAGCCTGGTTCAAAAATATTTTTCTGCTTTGCTCTAGGAATAGGTGTTCCGGTATTGCTAATGTCAATGTAAATATACTGTGATTGATCGGTAACTTTAATCATTATAACACCTTCTCCTTTCATGGCGTCTACAGCGTTTTTAATGATATTTTCTAAAACCCAACTAAATAAAGATGGATTGAGCTTTGCAAAAACTTGATGATCTTTATTGAATTGAACACTCACTTTTTTAGAAATTCGGACTTTTAAATAATCTAATGTTTGACTGATTACTTCAGTTATGTTTTCATCTTCTAGTTTTGGAATAGACCCTATTTTAGAAAAACGTTCAGTAATCATTTCTAGTCGTGTAATGTCTTTAGAAAGTTCAGTGATAGTGTTCTCATCAATATCTTTCATTTTTAAGTATTCAACCCAAGCTATTAAAGAAGACAAGGGAGTGCCTAGTTGATGTGCTGTTTCTTTAGCCATACCAACCCATACCTGATTTTGCTCTACTTTACGAGAAGTGCTAAAAAGATAATAAGCAATGATTAGAAATAAGCCAATAATAAAGAATTGAACAAAAGGATAGAATTTAAGTTGTTGAAGTAGTTCTGAATCTTTGTAAAAAATATAATTAATTGTGTTGTGATTTATTGCTACCGAAATTGGTTCGTTTTCTTCTTTCATTTCTTGAATTGTAGTTTCAAGATATTTAGGAATGTCTGCTTTATCTGGGGATAAATTTCCGTATTCAATAATTTTAGTTTGGGTACTATCTGTAAAAATAACTGGAACAGAAGCAGAATTGATAACAACTTCAGAAATAAATGATTCAATTAAATTGTCTAAAACTGTTTTTAACTCAGAAAATATTTTAGAGTCTTTGTAATATAGTTTTTGATGTAAAGTATAATCTTTTGTAATTCTTATATCAAGTTCAATAGGAGGGTTAATTGTTTTAATTAACTCTAATTCATTTTTTAAGAAATCAGGATTTTTACTTTTTTCGGGGTCAAAATTTCTATGGTTTACAATATTTTCTTTTTCATCAACAACGATAACAGGTATAGTCGTATTCCCTGCAATTATTTCAATATAAAAAGAGATGTCATTATCATTAGTTGACGTAATTGCTCTCTTGCTTGCTTCAGCCCAAATTTCAATTCTGTTTCGTTCTTCTTTTGAAATTTTATCAAAAAGTTCGCTTGTATAATTAACTAAAGTCGCTTTATTTTTAATTGCTTCAGCCCAAAGTTGAACTTGTTCACGTTCTTGGTCGGCAATTTTTTTTACTAAAACGTTTGTGTACCAAAGTGATGCAATAACTATAAGAGTTGCTGCTCCAGCTAATAATAATTTCCAACGTTGTTTTTTAGAATATATATTCAAAACTATACCTTAAGAGTAGATTTTTAAGACGTGTGAAATTATGAAATAGTTGTATGAAATTCTATTTAGTGGTTAACTATTCTGTATGTTTTTTGAGAAGAGCCATTACTTACATTCATAAAATAAAGTCCGGGGCTAAAAGATGATAGATTGAAATTGTAAGTTTTTGTATTAGAAACCTCTTTCGAATGGATCTTCTTTCCCACTAAATTATATAGTTCAAAATTTAGTGTTCTTTCGTTTTTTGTGGTTTTAAATTTAAATTCATTTTCATAAAAATACCCCTTCCAATCATTCTTGTTTGAAACTTCTTCAACACTTACTTGTCCATCATGATAAACTTTCATAACAACTGGTAGGTGGTCAGACATATAATAAAGAGCGTCAGCAATATTAGAACTAACGGCTGTATTTGTAGGTGTTCCATTTATAGATTTATTAAAATGATTTCCATCATTTCCAAAAGCAATATAGGAGTTTGGAACATAAGTAATTTGATTTGCTCCATTCATAACGTCTTCTCCAACAATAATAAAATCAAATCTATCATCCATGCCTCCACTTGAACCTCCATCTCCAATAGAGCTACTTCTGGTGCTTTGGGTATGTATGCTTCTGAAATTAAAGTTGTTATGCCATTCTCCTGGGGTGTTTATAGGATCTTTAAGTAATATATTCCCGCCATTTAAAATGGTATTGTATGCAGCTTCTTCACTCGTGTACAAATTAAAGTCACCTCCAAAAAAGATATTTTCAATTGGTTGAGATTTGGAATCTAAATAGTTTTTAAAAATTACAGCTTCTTGATTCCGTTGGATTGAATCGGCTGGAGTATTACTAGCTTTAAGATGTGCCATGTAGCAATGAATAAATATAGTATCTGAAAGAGGTGTTAAAAAACCATTATCTACAAATAGAACATATTCGCTAATATTTCGGAGCACAGTTGGTATTTCGTATTGAGATTTTAGAGTTAATTTATCACTATTATAAAATAGCATATTATCAGTATCAGGTCCGTTTTGATATGTCGCTTTTTGATAATGGCTAACACCATCAACATTTAAAGCGTCGTTTAAAATAGTTGTAGCTCCAGTTGAACTTGTAAGTTCAGTAATTAAAAAAATATCAGGGTTTACTGCTTTTATGATCGGTTTTAATGTATCTGCCTTGGTTGGATTAGATAAAGGGTACCTTAAGACGTTATAAGACATTACAGTTAATGTGTCTTGAGCTTTTGAAAAAAAACAAATGCATAAGAATAGTATGGTGAAAATGTATTTCATGGTGAAAAAGTTTTGGGTGTTCTGGAAAAGAATTTACTTTTCTTTAATTAAAAACAAATAAACAGGAAAGTGGTCAGAATATCCGCCAGCGTAAGCGCCACCAGCATAAGTTCTAAATGGATAACCTTGGTATCTGCCTGAAGTTTGTTTCATGTAGGGTTTATTATAAATTTTTGTACTATAATATTTGTAGGTAGAATAGTCTTCGTCAACTAGGCCTGAAGAAACAATAATTTGGTCAAATAAATTCCAAGTGTCGCGATAAGCTAATGTTCCAATTCCTTTTTTGTAGTAAGATTCCATTGGATTAAATAACTGATTGGCTTGTGTATCTTCTTTTTTAGGTACAGTATTTAAATATTTTTTAACGCTTGCATTTGTAGGATCATCATTTAAATCTCCCATAAATAAAATTTTTGCTTTTGCGTCAATTGCTTGAATTGAATCGATGATAGCTCTTGCCAATTGGCCAGCTGCATTTCTTTTAGGAGCACTTCTTTTTTGTCCACCACTTCTTGATGGCCAATGAGCAACTATTATATGAATTAATTCCCCATTCAATTCTCCATTTACAACCAATTGATCACGAGTTTTAAACGAGTTATTATTCTCTATTTTTAAAGTGTATGATTGGCTAGAAATTACTTTAAAATGAGAAGGATTATACAAAAAACCTACATCAATACCTCTTTTGTCTGGAGATTCGTAATGGACTATTTGATAATTTCTTGATTTTAATTTTTCTGTTTTTACTAAATCTTCCAAAACGGATTTGTTTTCAATTTCAGCAACTCCTAAGCAGGCTAATCCATCTGGATGAACGTCTGTACCTAATTCAGAAATCACTTTGGATAGGTTTTCTAATTTTTGATGATAACGCTCTCCGTTCCATGCTTTATTTCCATTTGGAGTAAAGTCATCTTGCAGTATTTTGTTAGTATCTGCATCAACAATAGTATCAAATAAGTTTTCTAAATTGTAGAATCCTATACCTGCAACATAGTATTCTTTTTTTGATTCAGTCGGTTTTTCGGTTTGTGCAAAAAGTGCTGATGCGCCAGCTATTACTGAAAAAGATAGAAATAGGAAAAGTTTTTTCATAATTTATTTTTTTACAAAACTAAGTAATAATTATTGTGCAAGTTTCGTGCAAAGTTTTTAAAAGAAAGTTTTTAGGTTAATAAATTATTAACAAATTAGTGAGAATGAAATAATTATAAATTTTTAACACTAATTTTGAACTTTTACGATAAACGATTAAAGTGAACACCCTAAGGAGCAACCCAATAAGACTTCTAACCGCTTTTGAAATTTAAACAAATAAATAAATTTTAAATGAAGAGTGTCAAATTATTAGTTGTTATTTCTTTTTTATTCAGCGCTAGCTTATATGCTCAAACAGAAACTTCTACAGAAGTAGTTCCTGATACTGTTTTAAAAGAAGAGTTTGTTCCTTTGTTTAGTACTTCATTAGGTGTGATTGACGAAGAAACAGATAATCAAGATGTTTCGGGTTTATTACAGTCTTCAAGAGATGTGTTTACTTCTATTGCTGGTTATAATTTAAGTGCAGGTCGTTATCGTGTAAGAGGGTATGATTCTGAAAACTTTAATGTAATGATGAATGGGATTACCTTAAATAACCCAGAAAGTGGAAGAGCAATTTGGGCATTTTGGGGTGGATTAAATGATATTACTCGTTATCAAGAATCAAAAAATGGTATTAGCTCAAACCAATATAGCTTTGGTGGTATTGGTGGGTTTTCTAATATTGATGCAAGAGCTTCTAGTCAACGTAAAGGATCTAGAGTTTCTTATGCATCATCAAACAGAACCTATCAACATCGTTTAATGGTTACGCATTCTACAGGATTAATGGAGAATGGATTAGCAGTAACAGTTTCAGGATCGATGAGATATGCTAATGAAGGTTATGTTGAAGGTACTTTTTTTCGTGGAGGAAGTTATTTCTTGTCTGTAGAGAAAAAAATAAATGAAAAGCATAGTATAGGTTTTGTTGGCTATGGAGCGCCTACAATTCAGGGACGTCAAAGTATATCTGTTCAAGAAGCTTATGATTTAACAGGGAATAATAATTACAATTCTTTTTGGGGTTACCAAAATGGAGAAAAAAGAAATTCAAGAGTTAGAAATAACCATATTCCAATGATGATGTTGAATCATTATTTTACAATAAACTCTAAAA
It includes:
- the hemW gene encoding radical SAM family heme chaperone HemW translates to MAGIYIHIPFCKQKCSYCDFHFSTSLKYKTSLIECLVKEIASKKNLLKTSISSIYFGGGTPSLLSYEELSLIFEALHKNYNLNSNTEITFECNPDDITASLLNMLKDLGINRLSIGIQSFFEDDLQLFNRAHNSSQAKQSVLLSQDVGFENITVDLIYGSPLLTQKKWEANLNLIDKLNIPHLSAYTLTVEPKTALHHQVETNKIKLPTDEQAISQFKTLIETTENLGLTQYEISNFGKEGFYSFHNSNYWKGIEYLGFGPSAHSFYENKRVWNISNNIKYINGINENSVYWEEEIIDEITAYNEYILTRLRTIWGIEIDYISENFNPTILNHFNKELAPYLKSSYLQVSNNKITLTKEGIFIADKISSDLFFVK
- a CDS encoding sensor histidine kinase — protein: MNIYSKKQRWKLLLAGAATLIVIASLWYTNVLVKKIADQEREQVQLWAEAIKNKATLVNYTSELFDKISKEERNRIEIWAEASKRAITSTNDNDISFYIEIIAGNTTIPVIVVDEKENIVNHRNFDPEKSKNPDFLKNELELIKTINPPIELDIRITKDYTLHQKLYYKDSKIFSELKTVLDNLIESFISEVVINSASVPVIFTDSTQTKIIEYGNLSPDKADIPKYLETTIQEMKEENEPISVAINHNTINYIFYKDSELLQQLKFYPFVQFFIIGLFLIIAYYLFSTSRKVEQNQVWVGMAKETAHQLGTPLSSLIAWVEYLKMKDIDENTITELSKDITRLEMITERFSKIGSIPKLEDENITEVISQTLDYLKVRISKKVSVQFNKDHQVFAKLNPSLFSWVLENIIKNAVDAMKGEGVIMIKVTDQSQYIYIDISNTGTPIPRAKQKNIFEPGFTTKQRGWGLGLSLVKRIIENYHAGKIFVKQSDEVSTTFRIVLNK
- a CDS encoding T9SS type A sorting domain-containing protein, with protein sequence MKYIFTILFLCICFFSKAQDTLTVMSYNVLRYPLSNPTKADTLKPIIKAVNPDIFLITELTSSTGATTILNDALNVDGVSHYQKATYQNGPDTDNMLFYNSDKLTLKSQYEIPTVLRNISEYVLFVDNGFLTPLSDTIFIHCYMAHLKASNTPADSIQRNQEAVIFKNYLDSKSQPIENIFFGGDFNLYTSEEAAYNTILNGGNILLKDPINTPGEWHNNFNFRSIHTQSTRSSSIGDGGSSGGMDDRFDFIIVGEDVMNGANQITYVPNSYIAFGNDGNHFNKSINGTPTNTAVSSNIADALYYMSDHLPVVMKVYHDGQVSVEEVSNKNDWKGYFYENEFKFKTTKNERTLNFELYNLVGKKIHSKEVSNTKTYNFNLSSFSPGLYFMNVSNGSSQKTYRIVNH
- a CDS encoding endonuclease/exonuclease/phosphatase family protein, coding for MKKLFLFLSFSVIAGASALFAQTEKPTESKKEYYVAGIGFYNLENLFDTIVDADTNKILQDDFTPNGNKAWNGERYHQKLENLSKVISELGTDVHPDGLACLGVAEIENKSVLEDLVKTEKLKSRNYQIVHYESPDKRGIDVGFLYNPSHFKVISSQSYTLKIENNNSFKTRDQLVVNGELNGELIHIIVAHWPSRSGGQKRSAPKRNAAGQLARAIIDSIQAIDAKAKILFMGDLNDDPTNASVKKYLNTVPKKEDTQANQLFNPMESYYKKGIGTLAYRDTWNLFDQIIVSSGLVDEDYSTYKYYSTKIYNKPYMKQTSGRYQGYPFRTYAGGAYAGGYSDHFPVYLFLIKEK